A single window of Puntigrus tetrazona isolate hp1 unplaced genomic scaffold, ASM1883169v1 S000000181, whole genome shotgun sequence DNA harbors:
- the LOC122333141 gene encoding zinc finger protein 723-like: MRVHTGEKPFACDQCGMTFTYSSNLKKHTNTHIGEKLYSCDQCSKTFSSASALKRHLKIHSRDTPNSCCLCGKSFSLLCSSKTHQKIYTGEGEYVSACFECGKTVSSANCLKVRQRIHTIKNPFKCLHCDKRFSDSSHLRTHERTHTGEKPYECSHCEKRFSHSATLKTHERTHTGEKPYECSNCDKRFSQSTHLKTHERIHTGEKPYKCSHCSKRFSQSGVLNRHERIHT, encoded by the coding sequence ATGAGAGTTCataccggagagaaaccgttcgCTTGTGATCAGTGCGGGATGACTTTCACGTACTCCTCGAACCTTAAGAAACACACGAACACTCACATTGGAGAGAAGCTGTACTCATGCGATCAATGCAGCAAAACGTTCTCAAGCGCTTCGGCCCTGAAGCGGCACCTGAAGATTCACTCAAGGGACACGCCGAATTCATGTTGCctgtgtggaaagagtttttcACTTCTTTGCAGCTCGAAAACCCACCAGAAAATATACACCGGTGAGGGAGAGTACGTGAGTGCATGCTTTGAGTGCGGAAAGACGGTTTCTTCAgcaaactgtttaaaagttcGTCAGAGGATTCATACCATCAAGAACCCTTTCAAGTGTTTACACTGTGACAAGAGATTCAGTGATTCGTCGCATCTGAGAACGCATGAGAGGacccacaccggagagaaaccttacGAGTGTTCACACTGCGAGAAGAGATTCAGTCATTCAGCAACTCTGAAAACACACGAGAGGacccacaccggagagaaaccctaCGAGTGTTCAAACTGTGACAAGAGATTCAGTCAGTCAACGCATCTGAAAACacacgagaggatccacaccggagagaagccttataAGTGTTCACACTGCAGCAAGAGATTCAGTCAGTCAGGGGTCCTGAATAGACATGAGAGGATCCACACTTGA